One window of Bacteroidales bacterium genomic DNA carries:
- the cysK gene encoding cysteine synthase A, which produces MKAQTILDTIGNTPHVRINRLYEKGYEVWMKLERGNPGGSIKDRIALSMVEDAEKKGILTPGAVIIEPTSGNTGIGLAMVAAVKGYRLILVMPESMSVERRRIMAVYGAEFELTPREKGMPGAIARAKELALAIPGAWIPSQFDNESNIRIHKETTAREILADFPDGFDVLITGVGTGGHITGVGEVLKRKFPALKVFAVEPELSPVISGGSPAPHPIQGIGAGFIPQNLHREILDGVITVSKEEAFEFARRAAREEGIFIGISSGASLAAVNKKLKEFSKGTRILTFCYDTGERYLSIDGLF; this is translated from the coding sequence ATGAAAGCACAAACGATACTTGATACCATAGGTAATACCCCCCATGTTCGCATCAACCGGCTGTATGAAAAGGGATATGAAGTATGGATGAAACTGGAAAGGGGAAATCCGGGAGGAAGTATTAAGGACAGAATTGCACTCTCCATGGTAGAAGATGCAGAAAAGAAAGGCATCCTAACTCCCGGTGCGGTGATTATTGAGCCAACTTCAGGCAATACGGGAATAGGATTAGCCATGGTTGCCGCTGTTAAGGGGTACCGTCTTATTCTGGTGATGCCGGAATCAATGTCAGTGGAGCGAAGACGCATCATGGCCGTTTATGGTGCGGAATTTGAACTGACGCCCCGGGAAAAAGGGATGCCGGGAGCCATAGCCCGGGCAAAAGAACTGGCACTGGCCATTCCTGGCGCATGGATTCCTTCGCAGTTTGACAATGAATCCAATATCCGCATCCATAAAGAAACCACCGCCCGCGAAATTCTGGCAGATTTCCCTGACGGTTTCGATGTGCTCATTACCGGGGTCGGAACCGGTGGCCATATAACCGGCGTTGGTGAAGTGCTGAAAAGGAAATTCCCTGCTCTCAAAGTATTTGCCGTGGAACCTGAATTGTCGCCCGTCATCAGCGGAGGTTCGCCTGCACCACATCCCATTCAGGGTATCGGAGCAGGTTTTATTCCGCAGAATCTTCACCGGGAAATCCTCGATGGTGTAATTACCGTGTCAAAAGAAGAGGCATTTGAGTTTGCCCGGCGCGCTGCCAGGGAAGAAGGCATCTTTATCGGCATATCCTCCGGGGCCTCTTTGGCGGCCGTAAACAAAAAACTGAAAGAATTCAGCAAGGGCACCCGTATCCTTACTTTCTGCTACGATACCGGAGAACGGTATCTTTCAATCGATGGGCTTTTCTGA
- a CDS encoding serine acetyltransferase — translation AVTVYRLAHALHELGVPVMPRMMTEYAHSRTGIDIHPAARIGRKFFIDHGTGVVIGETTEIGEDVKIYQGVTLGALHVDKKLSDRKRHPTIGDRVIIYAGSTILGGTTVIGHDSIIGGNVWLTSSVDPYTVVYRKPKVMYRNQKGFSEPIDWVI, via the coding sequence GCGGTAACTGTTTACCGTCTGGCCCATGCCTTGCATGAACTTGGTGTTCCGGTTATGCCGCGTATGATGACGGAATATGCCCATTCACGTACCGGCATCGACATCCACCCTGCAGCCCGCATCGGCAGGAAATTTTTCATTGATCACGGCACCGGAGTTGTCATCGGAGAAACTACAGAAATTGGTGAAGATGTAAAAATCTATCAGGGGGTTACCCTCGGAGCACTGCATGTTGATAAAAAACTCAGCGACCGGAAACGGCATCCGACCATAGGTGACAGAGTAATTATCTATGCCGGCAGCACCATCCTTGGAGGAACTACTGTGATTGGCCATGATTCCATCATCGGAGGGAATGTATGGCTTACGTCAAGTGTTGACCCGTACACAGTAGTATACAGAAAACCAAAAGTAATGTACCGTAACCAGAAGGGATTTTCTGAACCTATTGACTGGGTTATTTGA